A stretch of the Photobacterium toruni genome encodes the following:
- the recN gene encoding DNA repair protein RecN, with product MLAHMTISNFAIVKTLQFELKPGMTTITGETGAGKSIAIDALGLCLGDRAEASMVRPNEDKAEISAAFLLANNQAARRWLEDNELSDGEECILRRVITKEGRSRGFINGSPVPASQQKALGQLLINIHGQHAHQQLMRPEYQQQMLDQYAGHHLLINRTRSAYQRWRQAHNELKRLTQSRDENEAQKQLLQYQVKELDELALGEEEFSEIEEEHKRLSNSGELAISSQTALSMLYDNDDGNALQLLQLACQQVNNLGEYDSNLNAIPQMLEEAIIQVQEASQELRSYLDNLDMDPHRLIYLEERLAKIMAMARKHYVMPAELYQKHHDLLKELENLDCSDERLEDMAANVESLRQQCIEAAEKLSKSRQRYAKELDQKITESMHMLSMEHGEFEIALTSDPDRMLSPLGYDSINFLVSTNPGQPLQPLGKVASGGELSRISLAIQVITAQKVETPSLIFDEVDVGISGPTAAIVGKMLRKLGKSTQVMCVTHLPQVAGCGHQQMFVAKKTTDGQTETQMRPLSTDDRIAELARLLGGSEITERTLANAKELLVAA from the coding sequence ATGCTCGCGCATATGACGATCTCTAATTTTGCTATTGTCAAAACTCTTCAATTTGAACTAAAACCAGGCATGACCACCATTACCGGTGAAACTGGCGCAGGTAAATCTATTGCAATAGATGCATTAGGCTTATGCCTTGGTGATCGCGCTGAAGCTTCAATGGTACGACCAAATGAAGATAAAGCTGAAATTTCAGCTGCATTTTTATTAGCCAATAACCAAGCAGCTCGACGCTGGCTCGAAGATAACGAACTCAGTGATGGTGAAGAGTGTATTTTGCGCCGAGTGATCACCAAAGAGGGTCGTTCTCGTGGTTTCATCAATGGCAGCCCTGTTCCAGCATCACAACAAAAAGCATTAGGGCAACTATTGATCAATATTCACGGTCAGCATGCTCATCAACAATTAATGCGTCCTGAATACCAACAACAAATGCTTGATCAATATGCCGGTCATCATCTACTCATTAATCGTACTCGCAGCGCCTATCAACGTTGGCGTCAAGCACATAACGAGCTTAAACGCTTAACCCAAAGCCGTGATGAAAACGAAGCGCAAAAACAGTTACTCCAATACCAAGTTAAAGAACTTGATGAATTAGCCCTTGGTGAAGAAGAATTCTCTGAAATAGAAGAAGAGCATAAGCGCCTGTCTAATTCTGGAGAACTGGCCATTTCAAGCCAAACTGCATTATCAATGCTGTATGACAATGATGATGGTAACGCCCTGCAACTACTGCAACTCGCTTGCCAACAAGTAAACAATCTAGGCGAATATGACAGCAATTTAAATGCGATTCCGCAAATGTTGGAAGAAGCCATTATTCAAGTTCAAGAAGCAAGCCAAGAGCTACGCAGCTACCTTGATAACTTAGACATGGATCCGCACCGCTTAATTTACCTTGAAGAGCGTTTAGCTAAAATCATGGCGATGGCACGTAAACACTATGTAATGCCAGCTGAGCTTTATCAAAAACACCATGATTTACTTAAAGAATTAGAGAACCTTGATTGTAGCGATGAACGCTTAGAAGACATGGCTGCTAATGTTGAAAGCCTACGTCAACAATGTATTGAAGCGGCTGAAAAATTAAGCAAAAGCCGCCAACGATATGCCAAAGAGCTTGACCAAAAAATCACTGAAAGTATGCATATGTTAAGTATGGAGCACGGTGAATTTGAAATAGCACTAACGAGCGATCCTGATCGTATGTTAAGCCCACTTGGTTACGACAGCATTAATTTCTTAGTTTCAACTAACCCCGGCCAACCGTTACAGCCATTAGGTAAAGTCGCATCAGGTGGTGAACTTTCACGTATTTCACTCGCCATTCAAGTGATCACCGCGCAAAAAGTTGAAACACCAAGTTTAATTTTCGATGAAGTCGATGTTGGTATCAGTGGCCCAACAGCTGCTATCGTCGGCAAAATGCTACGTAAACTGGGTAAATCAACCCAAGTTATGTGTGTGACTCACTTACCGCAAGTCGCAGGTTGCGGCCATCAGCAAATGTTTGTCGCCAAGAAAACCACCGATGGTCAAACTGAAACACAGATGCGTCCATTAAGCACTGATGATCGTATTGCTGAGCTAGCACGTCTATTAGGTGGCAGTGAAATTACTGAGCGCACTCTCGCAA